From the genome of Methylocystis bryophila, one region includes:
- a CDS encoding nuclear transport factor 2 family protein — MRRRLVEITQARLAGRIDLVGRHFAPDVIIHCSKFGVFLPGVIQGRDAFVANLKRAEEEWEPFEGEILQILVEGARNAMRWRASWRHRGTGHVCSLDMAYFLRWRDGLIVEMHEYMDSPVSKPDAFGAVKPLASLIARSNPGLTRTEMVDCARELADYLTPRGPDYDRLRRHYCPDIVCEFVGDRARIPYAGRHIGVDAVIGIVKSINVDFEQLDFSLSDILVDGEALACRRTVEWRHRGTGRRGVVELAEFLRFENGRVVELVEYRDSVTILEMQGELETP, encoded by the coding sequence ATGCGCCGGCGGCTGGTGGAGATCACGCAGGCGCGACTTGCGGGCCGCATCGATCTCGTCGGGCGCCATTTCGCCCCCGACGTCATCATTCATTGCTCTAAATTCGGCGTCTTCCTGCCCGGCGTGATCCAGGGACGCGATGCTTTTGTCGCAAATCTCAAACGGGCCGAGGAGGAATGGGAGCCGTTCGAAGGCGAAATTCTGCAGATCCTGGTCGAGGGGGCGCGCAATGCGATGCGCTGGCGGGCCAGCTGGCGCCACCGCGGCACCGGACACGTCTGTTCTCTCGACATGGCTTATTTCCTGCGCTGGCGAGACGGCCTGATCGTCGAAATGCACGAATACATGGATTCCCCCGTCTCGAAGCCCGACGCCTTCGGCGCCGTGAAGCCATTGGCGAGTCTAATCGCTCGTTCGAATCCCGGACTGACGCGCACGGAAATGGTCGACTGCGCGCGCGAGCTCGCAGACTATCTCACGCCGCGGGGCCCAGACTACGACCGTTTGCGGCGCCATTATTGTCCCGACATTGTCTGCGAATTCGTCGGCGACCGCGCGCGCATTCCTTATGCTGGCCGACATATCGGCGTCGACGCCGTCATCGGCATTGTGAAGTCCATCAATGTCGACTTCGAGCAGCTGGACTTTTCTCTTTCCGACATCCTTGTCGACGGCGAAGCGCTCGCCTGTCGGCGAACGGTGGAATGGCGGCATCGGGGAACGGGACGCCGCGGCGTCGTGGAGCTCGCCGAATTCCTCCGTTTCGAAAACGGCCGAGTCGTCGAGCTCGTCGAATATCGCGACAGCGTGACGATTTTGGAGATGCAGGGCGAGTTGGAGACTCCTTGA
- the ilvC gene encoding ketol-acid reductoisomerase: MRVYYDRDADINLIKGKNVVIIGYGSQGFAHALNLKESGVPNVSVALRKGSASAAKAESAGLKVLEVAEAAKTADVMMMLTPDELQGEIYAKELAPNMKQGAALFFAHGLNIHFNLIEPRKDLDIAMVAPKGPGHTVRGEYLKGGGVPCLIAVHQNASGNAMELGLSYASAIGGGRAGIIETTFREECETDLFGEQVVLCGGLVELIRAGFETLVEAGYAPEMAYFECLHEVKLIVDLIYEGGIANMNYSVSNTAEYGEYVTGPRIITKETKAEMKRVLEDIQSGRFTRDWMLENRVNQTSFKATRARNNAHPIEEVGKRLRTMMPWIGKNKLVDKDRN, from the coding sequence ATGCGCGTGTATTACGATCGTGACGCCGACATCAATCTGATCAAGGGGAAGAATGTCGTCATCATCGGCTATGGCAGCCAAGGCTTCGCGCACGCGCTCAACCTGAAGGAGAGCGGCGTCCCCAATGTCTCGGTGGCGCTGCGCAAGGGGTCGGCTTCCGCCGCCAAGGCCGAGAGCGCGGGACTCAAGGTCCTCGAGGTCGCCGAGGCGGCCAAGACCGCCGACGTGATGATGATGCTGACGCCCGACGAGCTGCAAGGCGAGATTTATGCGAAGGAGCTCGCCCCCAACATGAAGCAGGGCGCCGCGCTCTTCTTCGCGCACGGGCTCAACATCCATTTCAACCTCATCGAGCCGCGCAAGGATCTCGACATCGCGATGGTCGCTCCCAAGGGACCCGGGCATACGGTGCGCGGCGAATATCTCAAGGGCGGCGGCGTGCCGTGTCTCATCGCCGTGCATCAGAACGCTTCCGGCAATGCGATGGAGCTCGGGCTCTCCTACGCGAGCGCGATCGGCGGCGGCCGCGCCGGAATCATCGAGACGACCTTCCGTGAGGAATGCGAGACCGACCTCTTCGGCGAGCAGGTCGTTCTCTGCGGCGGCCTCGTGGAGCTGATCCGCGCGGGCTTCGAGACGTTGGTCGAAGCCGGCTACGCCCCGGAAATGGCCTATTTCGAGTGCCTGCACGAGGTGAAGCTCATCGTCGATCTGATCTACGAAGGCGGCATCGCGAACATGAATTACTCGGTGTCGAACACCGCCGAATATGGCGAATACGTCACCGGCCCGCGCATCATCACGAAGGAGACCAAGGCCGAGATGAAGCGCGTTCTGGAAGACATCCAGTCCGGCCGCTTCACGCGCGACTGGATGCTCGAGAACAGGGTCAACCAAACCTCCTTCAAAGCCACCCGGGCGCGCAATAACGCGCATCCGATCGAGGAGGTCGGCAAGCGGCTACGCACCATGATGCCTTGGATCGGCAAGAACAAGCTGGTCGACAAGGACCGCAATTAG
- a CDS encoding ABC transporter permease: MRQARDLKAVATKAVAPLAAFAVFLALWEGLVRFKGVPPYVLPAPSLIFSRLVEDRALMAASLFVTMKVALEALALATLGGVAMALAMASSKWMERTLTPYAIMLQVTPIVAIAPLLLVYLSPQNAVLVCAFLVAFFPILSNTALGLASVDHGLLDLFDLYRASAWHRLIYLRAPAALPQFLTGLRIAGGLSLIGAVVAELAAGAAGQGTGLAFRIVEAGFRLDIPRMFGALALLSLAGMGIYGALSLLSYLALKDWHESARERGA; encoded by the coding sequence ATGCGGCAAGCTCGTGATCTCAAAGCCGTTGCGACAAAGGCGGTCGCGCCGCTCGCGGCTTTCGCGGTCTTCCTGGCGCTCTGGGAGGGCCTGGTGCGCTTCAAGGGCGTCCCCCCTTATGTGCTGCCGGCGCCGAGCCTCATTTTCTCTCGCCTCGTCGAAGACCGGGCGCTGATGGCTGCTTCGCTCTTCGTGACGATGAAAGTCGCGCTGGAGGCCCTGGCGCTTGCGACGCTGGGCGGCGTCGCGATGGCGCTCGCCATGGCGAGCTCAAAATGGATGGAGCGCACGCTCACCCCCTATGCGATCATGCTGCAGGTGACGCCCATCGTGGCGATCGCGCCCCTTCTGCTCGTCTATCTCTCGCCGCAGAACGCCGTGCTCGTCTGCGCCTTCCTCGTCGCCTTCTTTCCGATCCTCTCCAACACGGCGCTGGGGCTGGCCTCGGTCGATCACGGCCTGCTCGATCTTTTCGACCTCTATCGCGCCTCCGCCTGGCATCGGCTCATCTATCTGCGCGCGCCGGCGGCGCTGCCGCAGTTCCTGACCGGACTGCGCATCGCCGGCGGACTCTCCCTGATCGGCGCGGTCGTCGCCGAGCTCGCCGCCGGCGCGGCGGGCCAGGGAACCGGTCTCGCCTTTCGCATCGTCGAGGCGGGATTCCGGCTCGACATCCCGCGCATGTTCGGGGCGCTGGCGCTGCTCTCGCTGGCCGGCATGGGGATCTACGGCGCGTTGTCCTTGCTCAGCTATCTCGCGCTGAAAGACTGGCACGAGAGCGCGCGCGAACGCGGGGCCTGA
- a CDS encoding thioredoxin family protein, whose protein sequence is MAAIGPDKIAFDSPAPDFRLPATNGKTYALADVAGEKGTVIVFICNHCPYVIAVIDRLVADARALMQEGFGFAAICSNDARAYPDDSFPKMKEFAKAHAFPFPYLHDETQAVARVYDAVCTPDFFGYDKDKKLKYRGRLDAGRTSPPPKDAKHELLEAMRAIGKTGEAPGEQIAAIGCSIKWKA, encoded by the coding sequence ATGGCCGCCATCGGTCCCGACAAAATCGCCTTCGATTCCCCCGCGCCGGATTTCCGCCTGCCCGCGACCAACGGCAAGACTTACGCGCTCGCCGACGTCGCCGGCGAGAAAGGAACGGTGATCGTCTTCATCTGCAACCACTGCCCCTATGTGATCGCCGTGATCGACCGGCTCGTCGCCGACGCGCGCGCCTTGATGCAGGAGGGCTTCGGCTTCGCCGCGATCTGCTCGAACGACGCCAGGGCCTATCCGGACGACTCCTTTCCAAAGATGAAGGAATTCGCCAAGGCCCACGCCTTCCCTTTCCCCTATCTCCACGACGAGACGCAGGCGGTCGCCCGCGTCTATGACGCGGTCTGCACGCCGGATTTCTTCGGCTACGACAAGGACAAGAAGCTCAAATACCGCGGGCGGCTCGACGCGGGACGCACGAGCCCGCCGCCCAAAGACGCCAAGCACGAGCTGCTCGAGGCGATGCGAGCGATCGGCAAAACGGGGGAAGCGCCCGGCGAGCAAATCGCGGCGATCGGCTGCTCGATCAAGTGGAAGGCTTGA
- a CDS encoding OsmC family protein: MSEHRATISWARGGADFGYRNYPRDHQWRFEAGVEVPASAAPAYLGNPGRVDPEQAFVASLSSCHMLTFLAFASREGFIVDSYEDQAVGFLEKKAGKLAVTRVELRPKIVFSGPKTPSPEDIDRLHANAHQECFIANSVSTTVSVFPAP; this comes from the coding sequence TTGTCCGAACATAGAGCAACGATTTCATGGGCCCGCGGGGGCGCCGACTTCGGCTACAGGAACTATCCGCGAGATCACCAGTGGCGCTTTGAGGCGGGCGTCGAGGTCCCCGCTTCAGCGGCGCCAGCCTATCTCGGCAATCCCGGGCGCGTCGATCCCGAACAAGCGTTCGTCGCGTCTTTGTCGAGCTGTCACATGCTCACCTTCCTCGCTTTCGCCTCGCGCGAGGGATTTATCGTCGACAGCTACGAGGACCAGGCTGTAGGTTTCCTCGAGAAGAAAGCCGGGAAACTCGCGGTGACCCGGGTCGAGTTGCGCCCGAAAATCGTCTTTTCCGGGCCGAAGACGCCAAGCCCCGAGGACATCGACCGGCTGCACGCGAACGCGCACCAGGAATGTTTCATCGCAAATTCGGTGTCGACCACGGTCAGCGTCTTTCCGGCGCCATGA